A stretch of Carnobacteriaceae bacterium zg-C25 DNA encodes these proteins:
- a CDS encoding ChbG/HpnK family deacetylase, which produces MKKLLLRADDLGYSEAVNYGIEKSIKDGLIRSLGVMVNMPATQHGVNLIKGYDIAFGVHANICVERPLSDPRLIPSLVDERGGFKSSKIYRQAKEDFVVFEEVIIEIEAQYHRFVELFGRKPDYFDGHAVASKNFFKGLEYVADKYNLKYSGIPVDNKPLKIGQSLVKFNIESWSPDYSPYHMLENMAENATDDVVQLGIFHPGYLDAYILSNSSLTIPRTQEVEVLIDKRTRLMLQEYDVQLIDYREL; this is translated from the coding sequence ATGAAAAAACTTTTACTTCGTGCAGACGACCTTGGTTATTCTGAGGCAGTCAACTATGGTATTGAAAAATCAATAAAAGATGGTTTAATTAGAAGTCTAGGTGTTATGGTCAATATGCCCGCTACGCAACATGGCGTGAATTTAATTAAGGGGTATGATATAGCGTTTGGAGTGCATGCAAATATTTGTGTCGAAAGGCCTTTAAGTGACCCGCGTTTGATTCCGAGTTTGGTTGATGAGCGTGGTGGCTTTAAGTCTTCTAAAATCTATCGTCAAGCCAAAGAAGATTTTGTTGTTTTTGAAGAAGTCATTATTGAAATTGAAGCACAATATCATCGCTTTGTTGAACTCTTTGGTCGTAAACCGGATTATTTTGACGGACATGCTGTGGCTTCAAAAAATTTCTTTAAAGGATTGGAATATGTAGCCGATAAGTATAACTTGAAATATTCAGGTATTCCAGTTGATAACAAGCCTTTGAAAATTGGACAATCTTTAGTGAAGTTCAATATTGAATCTTGGTCTCCAGATTATAGTCCGTATCATATGCTTGAAAATATGGCGGAGAATGCAACGGATGATGTGGTACAATTAGGGATTTTTCATCCGGGATACTTAGATGCTTATATTTTATCAAATTCAAGTTTAACGATACCCCGGACTCAAGAGGTTGAGGTTTTAATTGATAAGCGAACCAGATTGATGCTACAAGAATATGATGTTCAATTGATAGATTATAGAGAATTATAA
- a CDS encoding PTS transporter subunit EIIC, whose amino-acid sequence MNTKYEELSNNILDLIGGKSNVTFFTHCVTRLRFNVKDRSLVKKEEIEDIEGVLGTQWQNEQFQIIIGQSVGDAYNLISHKTGLGTQSELSENNVDLEDLPKKFEIGAIFNAITACITPLIPLLIGGGMVKVLALVLEISGILTTDNSTHMVLSFVGDSVFYFLPIFVGATAARRFGANMGLGMLIGAMFIHPAFISAVTAGTPLNFLNIPIYPAFYASTIFPAILSVWLMTPIQKFFGKISPEYIRAITEPLLTILVMIPIALCLTGPVGAFLGNYLSATIIWIYDVTGFLGVGVLAAIMPFVIMTGMHSSLFPYTINSLATLGLEPIVGTSMAISGMTQAAACLGVALKSKSKRVKSVSIGAFTTALFGGVTEPAMYGVTLKYKTPMYASMIGSLVGGCVAGFGKAAMYALPGAGGVAIFPVYMPGGLANVLWLVAGVVVAMILTCIITYVSYSDAE is encoded by the coding sequence ATGAATACAAAATATGAAGAATTATCCAATAATATTTTAGATTTAATCGGAGGGAAATCGAACGTTACGTTCTTTACGCATTGTGTAACGCGCTTGCGTTTTAATGTAAAGGATAGAAGTCTTGTTAAAAAAGAAGAGATTGAAGATATCGAAGGTGTTTTAGGGACTCAGTGGCAAAACGAACAATTTCAGATTATCATTGGGCAGTCAGTAGGAGATGCTTACAACCTTATTTCTCACAAAACAGGGCTAGGAACACAAAGTGAACTATCTGAAAATAATGTAGATTTAGAAGATTTACCGAAAAAATTCGAAATCGGCGCAATTTTTAATGCTATTACAGCCTGTATTACCCCACTTATTCCTCTTTTAATAGGTGGAGGAATGGTTAAAGTACTTGCGCTAGTATTAGAAATTTCAGGTATACTCACAACTGACAATTCGACACATATGGTATTAAGTTTTGTTGGGGATTCAGTGTTTTATTTCTTGCCAATATTTGTTGGAGCTACAGCAGCTCGAAGATTTGGTGCCAACATGGGATTGGGAATGCTAATCGGTGCGATGTTTATTCATCCAGCTTTTATTTCTGCAGTAACAGCAGGTACACCACTTAATTTTTTAAATATCCCAATTTATCCAGCATTTTATGCAAGTACAATTTTTCCTGCAATTTTATCTGTATGGCTAATGACGCCAATTCAAAAGTTTTTTGGGAAAATTTCTCCTGAGTATATTCGTGCTATTACTGAGCCTCTGTTGACTATTTTAGTCATGATTCCGATAGCGCTTTGTTTAACAGGGCCCGTAGGTGCATTTTTAGGAAATTATTTATCAGCAACAATTATTTGGATTTATGACGTAACAGGCTTTTTGGGGGTAGGTGTTTTGGCGGCTATTATGCCGTTTGTGATTATGACGGGAATGCATTCTTCATTGTTCCCTTACACCATTAATTCGTTAGCAACTTTAGGGTTAGAGCCTATTGTTGGAACTAGTATGGCTATTTCAGGAATGACTCAGGCAGCAGCGTGTTTAGGGGTAGCTTTGAAGTCAAAATCTAAACGTGTAAAATCTGTTTCAATCGGTGCATTTACTACAGCGTTGTTCGGAGGTGTAACAGAACCAGCAATGTATGGTGTTACACTGAAATATAAAACGCCAATGTATGCGTCAATGATAGGTAGTTTAGTTGGTGGATGTGTTGCTGGGTTTGGTAAAGCAGCTATGTATGCCTTGCCAGGAGCAGGTGGAGTCGCTATTTTTCCTGTATATATGCCTGGGGGGCTTGCGAATGTACTTTGGTTAGTAGCTGGGGTTGTAGTGGCTATGATTTTGACTTGTATTATCACATATGTATCATATTCTGATGCAGAATAA
- a CDS encoding FAD-binding oxidoreductase — protein MKIAIIGGGIVGMTVAYYLSKTHDVTLFDDGRNQATSASAGIICPWLSQRRNKDWYRLTANGARFYKTLIADLQNDGIDTTFYRQNGAIYFKKSEALLNKLETLAHERRQNDAFIGDIKRLSANEIMERIPELQTEQDGLFISGGACIDGRSYLQTVKQAALQNGATFISERTTISSLRHFDKIVVCAGAYTKELLEALDYTVDITAQKGQLFTVQLENTHTHNYPVIIPQSEFDLLPFDSGHWVIGATHEKNMGFDHQVDLALLNDMKSSASVWMPSLKTVDIASTRVGTRAFTSDYLPCFGQVPASHQLLVGSGLGSSGLTNGPYIAYLLTLLINNQPLHEDISAFNPERYIQKNTP, from the coding sequence ATGAAAATTGCCATTATTGGTGGAGGCATTGTCGGCATGACAGTTGCTTACTATTTATCCAAAACACACGATGTCACCTTATTTGATGACGGACGCAATCAAGCCACTAGCGCTTCTGCAGGTATTATATGCCCATGGTTGTCGCAACGACGCAATAAAGACTGGTATCGTTTAACAGCCAATGGTGCCCGTTTTTACAAAACATTAATTGCTGATTTACAAAATGACGGTATCGACACTACTTTTTACCGTCAAAATGGTGCCATCTATTTTAAAAAGAGTGAAGCGTTACTCAACAAATTAGAAACTTTAGCACACGAACGTCGTCAAAACGACGCGTTCATCGGTGACATTAAGCGATTAAGTGCTAACGAAATTATGGAACGTATTCCTGAATTACAAACAGAGCAAGATGGTCTATTTATTTCAGGTGGTGCGTGCATTGATGGACGCTCTTATTTACAGACCGTCAAACAAGCGGCTCTTCAAAATGGCGCTACATTTATAAGCGAACGCACAACTATATCATCGCTTCGCCATTTCGATAAAATCGTTGTCTGTGCTGGTGCCTATACAAAAGAACTTTTAGAAGCACTTGATTATACCGTTGATATTACAGCACAAAAAGGACAATTGTTTACGGTACAACTAGAAAATACACACACCCACAATTATCCGGTCATCATTCCGCAAAGTGAATTTGACTTGTTGCCATTCGACAGTGGGCATTGGGTTATTGGCGCAACCCACGAAAAAAATATGGGGTTTGATCATCAAGTCGATTTAGCCTTACTCAACGATATGAAATCTAGCGCAAGTGTATGGATGCCGTCATTAAAAACGGTGGACATCGCTTCCACACGTGTTGGTACGCGTGCCTTTACAAGTGATTATTTGCCATGCTTTGGGCAAGTTCCCGCATCTCATCAATTACTTGTAGGTAGTGGTTTAGGCTCTTCTGGTTTGACAAATGGCCCTTACATTGCGTATTTATTAACACTACTCATCAACAATCAACCGTTACACGAAGACATTAGCGCGTTTAATCCTGAACGCTATATACAAAAAAATACCCCTTAA
- a CDS encoding PRD domain-containing protein, whose translation MRVVKKINNNVAECIDSNGKYLIAFGKGIGFPKTPYDLTDLSKIDMTFYHLDKHFQLLINEIPEKLMLLSVEIVQNAQNKVQGRLNPTLVFSLADHIQFAIKRLEEFKEMKILFSQDVAQLYPLEMRIAQEALILINDRLSVSLPDSEATSIAMHFINSQTESSIDHTSQVIEEMIEVMTQTIENQLDITVNRQEFNYQRFQAHVRYYLKRVRQQEYFIDGNAIILQELQEKQPRIYQVAVTIFDYVHQSFGFAQSDDELLYLMIHINRLYEKNKSESLI comes from the coding sequence ATGAGAGTTGTAAAAAAAATAAATAATAATGTTGCAGAATGTATTGATAGCAATGGTAAATATTTGATTGCCTTTGGAAAAGGTATTGGTTTTCCGAAAACACCATATGATTTAACAGATTTATCTAAAATAGATATGACTTTTTATCATTTAGACAAGCATTTTCAATTACTAATTAATGAAATTCCTGAAAAATTGATGCTTTTAAGTGTCGAAATTGTTCAAAACGCTCAGAATAAAGTACAAGGGAGACTTAATCCAACTCTAGTGTTTAGTCTTGCAGATCATATTCAATTTGCGATTAAACGTCTCGAAGAATTTAAAGAGATGAAAATTTTATTTTCTCAAGATGTTGCACAGTTATATCCTTTGGAAATGCGTATAGCACAAGAAGCGTTGATTTTAATCAATGATCGATTGTCAGTATCCTTACCTGATAGTGAGGCGACAAGTATTGCGATGCATTTTATTAATAGTCAGACTGAAAGTTCAATTGATCATACATCTCAAGTTATTGAGGAAATGATTGAAGTGATGACGCAAACTATTGAAAATCAGCTGGATATAACAGTTAATCGGCAAGAATTTAATTACCAACGATTTCAAGCTCATGTACGCTATTATCTCAAAAGAGTTCGGCAGCAAGAATATTTTATTGATGGAAATGCTATTATTTTACAAGAGCTTCAAGAAAAACAGCCTCGAATCTACCAAGTTGCCGTCACTATTTTTGATTATGTTCACCAATCATTTGGGTTTGCACAATCGGATGATGAATTATTGTATTTGATGATTCATATCAATAGATTATATGAAAAAAACAAGAGTGAATCATTAATATAG
- a CDS encoding glycoside hydrolase family 1 protein, producing MLMFNENFLWGGATAANQFEGAWNVGGKGPSTADVLTDGTHSSPRRITKQIEQDAYYPSHKASDFYHRYKEDIALMGEMGFKVYRMSIAWTRIFPTGIEDEPNEEGLAFYDNVFDELKKYNIEPLVTISHYEMPLYLSQKFNGWYSRKLIDFYLKYCKVIFERFKNKVKYWLPLNEVNCGAYPFGNYISLGILNDGTENAIYQVDDVQKRYQALHNQLVAGAKVVKLAREINPDFKLGCMIAYMQSYPLTCHPKDALQCQKQMGIGNFYCADVVVRGKYPFFAKRYWEENGIHIVMEPEDEIALKEGTVDFFAFSYYSSNCISHEEEKQNTTEGNIVGGITNPYLTTSEWGWQIDAEGLRYALNELYARYQIPMMVVENGLGSYDKLEEDGSIHDDYRIAYIKEHIKNMAEAIKDGVDLIGYTPWGCIDLISVSTGEMEKRYGFVYVDSDNKGNGTFNRYKKDSFYWYKKVIASNGQNID from the coding sequence ATGTTGATGTTTAATGAAAATTTTTTATGGGGTGGAGCAACTGCCGCTAATCAATTTGAAGGTGCATGGAATGTGGGAGGAAAAGGTCCAAGTACTGCTGATGTTTTAACAGATGGTACACACTCATCTCCACGAAGAATTACAAAGCAGATTGAGCAAGATGCCTATTATCCATCTCATAAAGCGAGTGATTTTTATCATCGTTATAAAGAAGATATTGCGCTTATGGGCGAGATGGGGTTCAAAGTATATCGCATGTCAATTGCGTGGACGAGAATTTTTCCAACGGGCATTGAAGATGAACCAAACGAAGAGGGATTAGCTTTTTATGATAATGTATTTGATGAATTAAAAAAATACAATATCGAACCTTTAGTTACGATTTCACATTATGAGATGCCACTTTATTTGTCGCAAAAGTTTAATGGTTGGTATAGTAGAAAGTTAATTGATTTTTATTTAAAATATTGTAAAGTTATTTTTGAACGGTTTAAGAATAAAGTAAAATACTGGTTACCTTTAAACGAAGTGAATTGTGGAGCATATCCTTTTGGTAATTATATCAGTTTAGGGATATTGAACGATGGTACTGAAAATGCAATATATCAAGTAGATGATGTTCAAAAAAGATATCAAGCTTTACATAATCAACTTGTTGCAGGTGCGAAAGTAGTAAAATTAGCTAGAGAAATTAATCCCGATTTTAAATTAGGTTGTATGATTGCTTATATGCAAAGTTACCCGCTGACATGCCATCCAAAAGATGCATTACAATGTCAAAAGCAAATGGGAATTGGTAATTTTTATTGTGCTGATGTTGTGGTACGAGGGAAATATCCATTTTTTGCAAAACGGTACTGGGAAGAAAATGGTATCCATATTGTTATGGAACCTGAGGATGAAATAGCTCTAAAAGAAGGGACAGTAGATTTCTTTGCATTCTCATATTACTCATCAAACTGTATTTCACATGAAGAAGAAAAGCAAAATACAACTGAAGGGAATATTGTAGGTGGTATTACTAACCCTTATTTGACAACAAGTGAGTGGGGGTGGCAAATTGACGCAGAAGGTCTTCGGTATGCCTTGAATGAGTTATATGCACGATACCAGATTCCGATGATGGTGGTAGAAAACGGGCTTGGTTCATATGACAAATTGGAAGAAGACGGCAGTATACATGATGACTATCGCATTGCCTATATCAAAGAGCATATTAAAAATATGGCTGAGGCGATTAAAGATGGTGTAGACCTTATCGGCTACACACCTTGGGGTTGTATCGACTTAATCAGTGTATCGACAGGTGAAATGGAAAAACGCTACGGATTTGTGTATGTGGATTCGGATAATAAAGGAAATGGTACTTTTAATCGATACAAGAAAGATTCATTCTATTGGTACAAAAAAGTTATTGCGTCAAATGGTCAAAATATTGATTAG
- a CDS encoding ribonuclease HII, translated as MMKISEIKQLFSTLNSPDEIPLEILNDERVGVQKEIRRFRNVYEKKVALQQRHEKMLMFEQLKRCEGYRYIAGIDEVGRGPLAGPVVAACVVMKEDSHLLEVNDSKKLSLEKRDTLYDLILSQALDYGIGVVSCETIDDINIYEATKVAMQQAIDQMTVKPDYLLIDAMKLNNSIPQENLIKGDAKSYSIACASIVAKVTRDRMMADYDKQYPGYAFAENAGYGTKKHLEGLSKLGITPIHRKTFEPIKSMLQNKNGDV; from the coding sequence CTGATGAAAATTAGTGAAATTAAACAATTGTTCAGTACGTTAAATTCTCCCGATGAGATTCCACTAGAGATTTTAAATGATGAACGCGTTGGTGTACAAAAAGAAATTCGCCGTTTTCGTAACGTGTATGAGAAAAAAGTGGCACTACAACAGCGACACGAAAAAATGTTGATGTTTGAACAATTAAAGCGTTGTGAAGGGTATCGTTATATTGCGGGTATTGACGAGGTAGGACGTGGACCTTTGGCTGGGCCTGTGGTAGCAGCGTGTGTTGTGATGAAAGAAGATTCGCATCTTTTAGAGGTGAACGACTCTAAAAAATTGTCGTTAGAAAAACGGGACACCTTATATGATTTGATTTTGTCACAAGCACTAGATTATGGTATTGGTGTGGTGTCTTGTGAAACGATTGATGACATCAACATCTATGAAGCTACGAAAGTCGCGATGCAACAAGCCATTGATCAAATGACGGTAAAACCAGATTATTTGTTAATTGATGCGATGAAATTGAATAACAGTATCCCACAAGAAAATTTGATTAAAGGGGATGCAAAAAGTTATAGTATTGCATGCGCCAGTATTGTGGCTAAAGTGACACGTGATCGCATGATGGCTGATTATGACAAACAGTATCCGGGTTATGCCTTTGCTGAAAATGCAGGGTACGGTACAAAAAAACATTTAGAAGGATTATCAAAACTGGGTATAACGCCCATTCATCGAAAAACATTTGAACCTATTAAAAGTATGTTGCAAAATAAAAATGGTGATGTATAG
- a CDS encoding asparaginase gives MKKLLLLHTGGTISMQENETTGHVTPTQQNPLITLSKQFGHLATLEQESIFQLPSPHITPKEMFVLKTRIERAIQEGYDGIVVTHGTDTLEETAYFLDLTVGQQLPIVITGAMRPSNELGSDGLINLQNAILVALDANTVEKGVVVVMNDEIHSAKYVTKTHTTNLATFQTPTFGPLGIISKNRVLYFQHLTTHERYNVDALNHQNIHLIKAYSGISGELFDAVNTPHTNGVIIEALGAGNLPPSTLPAIDRLLSNNIPIVLVSRAFNGVTQDVYDYEGGGKQLRDKGIIFTTGLSGQKARLKLMVLLNTSIEQPIAHYFAMQ, from the coding sequence ATGAAAAAATTATTGCTTCTACATACTGGCGGCACAATTTCCATGCAAGAAAACGAAACAACTGGACATGTAACGCCAACACAACAAAATCCTTTAATTACGTTATCTAAACAGTTCGGCCACTTGGCGACGTTGGAACAGGAAAGTATTTTTCAATTACCTAGCCCGCACATCACCCCTAAAGAAATGTTTGTTTTAAAAACACGAATTGAACGCGCCATTCAAGAAGGTTATGACGGCATTGTTGTCACACATGGTACCGACACGTTGGAAGAAACGGCATACTTTTTAGATTTAACGGTCGGTCAGCAACTGCCTATCGTCATTACAGGGGCAATGCGTCCAAGCAACGAGCTAGGTTCGGACGGCTTAATCAATTTACAAAATGCGATTCTTGTTGCTTTAGATGCCAATACTGTCGAAAAAGGTGTCGTCGTTGTCATGAACGATGAAATTCATAGTGCAAAATATGTCACTAAAACACACACGACAAACTTAGCGACTTTCCAAACCCCTACCTTTGGCCCACTTGGCATTATATCCAAAAATCGCGTATTGTACTTTCAACATTTAACAACGCATGAACGCTATAACGTTGACGCTTTGAACCATCAAAATATTCATCTGATTAAAGCCTATTCCGGTATTAGTGGAGAATTGTTCGACGCGGTCAATACGCCACATACGAACGGGGTCATTATTGAAGCGCTTGGCGCCGGCAACTTGCCACCTAGCACCCTTCCGGCAATCGATCGCCTGTTATCGAATAACATTCCTATCGTCCTTGTATCGCGTGCGTTTAACGGTGTGACGCAAGACGTTTACGATTATGAAGGTGGTGGAAAGCAGCTACGTGATAAAGGCATTATTTTCACAACAGGGCTTAGCGGACAGAAAGCACGATTGAAATTAATGGTTCTGCTGAACACTTCTATTGAGCAACCCATTGCACACTACTTTGCAATGCAGTAA